The genomic DNA TCATCATTTATCGATTGCCGGAGATTTGTTGATGGACTCACCATAAACGAGCTGCCCCCCGGTGGGTGCCTACAGATTTACCATACAGGAAAAGTCGCCGTACGCACATACATATACGCGTGGAGTGTGATGGTTGCGAAAGTGGCGAGAGCAAAAATggtaaacaataacaaaaaacacaaacacgcgtCGTGCTTCTTGGCCTCTGCCGTCTGTTCGCCGTGGCCATCCCGCGCTGGTTTCCGCCGGGCAGGGAAAAACACTTTGCACAAATATTACAGTTTCACTGAATTTAATAACACTAATTAAATTCACTCGCCACTCGTCCCAGGACACGCACGGGGGTGTACGTGGTAGCATGGTGAAGATTGGTTGGGTGGTTTTTCCTTTGGCCTTCGGCTCGCAACTCCAGCGGCGGCTCACAAGACTGTCGAAGTCGAAGTGGAAGTCGGAAAGAGAAATCGCCACATGGCGCGTCACATATGCAGCGAATAATTTTCCGTCCGATCGCTGATCCAAGCGCATCATCCGAGGGCTTTTGTCGCGTGAATTGTTTTAGTTGATGTTGTGGACCGAGCgggtgaaaattaaaatatgctCCACGTAGGTTAATCAGCAGCTTTCATTATTATCGCTACGGGTGTCTTGCAGCGTAAAACCTATCATTCGCTGGCTTACGCATGACAATCCGGCCCggctatcgatcgatcgacgacgatgatgccAACGAACGTGTATTGTTACAGCTAGCTCCCCCCCACATGGGCCAAACGCTTGACGCTTTCTCGCGTCCACTTTTATGCCACCACCATTGCACAACCGAGCGTGAGCGTGGCATCGCGACTTTGCTGGCACATTCAAAAGCGCTACGTCCAAAGTGACGATGACCTATCGAGTTTCCACCTGGTGGCATCGGGGCTGCCTGCTTACGACACCGAAAACATCAATTGCAGGCAATGGGGGGGTAGTGTTACCATTTGTTTGCTGCACACATCATCTCTGGCGGACATGAAAATtaaagccaaaaacaaaacaaaaaatcgccaACAGTGATGTGATAACGGCTGCGCTCCGAAATAGATCAATCGATTTGCTGTGGATCGTGTATGCAACGGAGCGCTCGTACATGAACCTCGAAACACGGGGCAGTAGAGTTGAGCGCCTTAGAAATGAAAGTTTTTGCTGCACCACGTGCACAAAGACCTCGTCCGAGGCTCTCCGATGACTCCGGTGGACGAAGCCGTGCAGTGCCAGTTATTGTCCCTACTAGTTATTGTATAGAGTGCACGGTGCATTGCGCTAGTATATCGGAATGCATCGGTCGGCCGATTAACGATTAGCATTGGCCACATTGGTTACTATTGTGCGGTGCGCACCCCacgtgcgttttgttttgctgagtCGTGTGTCTCTATTGCCCCACCGGCAAACGACGAGTCACACAGCGAGCACTTTGCCTGCTTTTGTTGGCCTGCATACAGGCATAGTCTATCGTATATCATGGAGTGCACCTTGCAAAGCAGTACAAAAAACGTGCAACAGTGGAGCAACTGATAGTTGGTTTAGTTTGAAAAGCAATAAACTAAATTAGCGTTTTCTGCACTATTTTTGACACGTTGTGGTAGCCTCGCTATTGGTCACTCGGTACCTTTTCGGCGAGCGGTTTCCCACACATGAATATGTAAGCTTCATCAGACTTAGAAAATCAATTAACAGGAGGGGCGAAATCTTTAATCGGTGCTTTTCTCATTAGCGGGGTATCTCGCGACCGGGAAATTCCATTCTCACACACCGTGTGTCGTTGACTTGCCTACTTGTAGGTTGAGCCTTTGGCGGTAGAACATCTCCCAACTCAACCGCAGCCAAAAACGCGAGGCGAaaaggtgaaagaaaaaccctcGGCCGAACCATACCGAAATAGCGTCACCGTCACGGGTTTAGGTAATGGAGGAAATTTATTACATCATAAGCGAAACTGCTTAATTTCCGCCAACCATGCATCCGTGCTGAGCCGTATGTGTTTTGTTAAGGTTCGCTGGTATGACGGGGGTTTCTTTTATCTTCGACTTGCTTTCAGTATATACTCCACCGAGTTGTGTGAGATGACCAGTTAGGCAACATTCATCAACTATTCTTCAACCTGTAGGCCTAGCGGTATATGGCGTAGAAAACTGTTTCCTTTCCTCGCCGTGGAAGAACGGTATCATCGGGATGGGGCAGTTGAACATTGAGCTGGTTCAAGGTGCTATCTGGCGATCATGTGCGGGAACCTCTAATTAGTGGGCAAATGAAGTATTGAACGAAAATTGTTCCTTTTCTGATAATGTTGGCTAGATAGAAGTATTGGCAATGGCGATTGGTTGGGGAAAAATTagataaattttatatttaagaAAACGTGATCGTACGGATGGTTGCTGTAGTGTAATAGCCGCTTAAATCAACACCCTGAGGTTATTCCAAACTGAACTGAAACGGATTTGGGATTGAAAGTAAAGGGAGTTTAGTAACATCAAACATATGGTTCTCTACTCAATTACGTCTTAAAGCGTTCATTCAGGAGTGCATTGAAATAAGAAACTcaaaaaaagaataataacacGTAAACTTAAGTCTTTAGGCGAACACACGCGAACTTACGATCAGAAATCCGCTTCAATCAGCTCGCAATAAACCCCTGCcagctgttgttgtttacaTCGGCGCGTATCAAAATGTCAACGCTTATCTGCTGCTGTGCTGCGGGGTGCTGCTACTTTAACTCGCATTGGCCCATCAATGCTGTGCCATTATCGCTGGCTCTGTTAGTTCATCGCTTAATTTTGCAGTGAAATGTTCGATCCGACGGATCATCAACACCGCCGTTACAACCCACTGAACGGGCAGTGGGTGCTGGTGAGTCCACATCGTATGAAGCGGCCCTGGTCCGGGCAGGAGGAACACCCACAGTCGGCCAATCTTCCCGAGTTTGATCCAACCAACCCGCTTTGTCCGGGGGTAACCCGTCCCAATGGAATCGTAAGTTGTGCATGTGAAGGTCACATTGAGCGAAAGGCCCTCAAACCCATCGTCGTACGATCGGTTCTGCTGATACTGATAttgatttgttgttgtgccaGAGAAATCCCATCTACGGGTCGACGTTTGTGTTTACGAACGATTTTCCGGCCCTGTTGGAACAGGTGCCGGAGCCACCGGCAAGCGACGATCCACTGTTTCAGATAGCACCGGCCCAGGGTACCTGCCGCGTAATGTGTTTCCATCCGAAGTCGAACAAAACGCTGCCCCTCATGACGCCGAAGGAGATCCGGAACGTAATTGATGCGTGGATCGCGGAGTTTCGCTCTCTGGCAGAACGGTACTGCTGGGTGCAGATCTTCGAAAACAAGGGCGCTACGATGGGATGTTCGAATCCGCATCCGCACTGTCAGATATGGGCCTGCTCGTTCTTACCGAACGAACCGCAGATTAAGGATGGCATGCTGCGGCAATACTACGCCAAGCACGGGACACCCTTGCTGGATGATTACGTGGAGCGAGAATTGGTGAAGCGGGTAACTTGAACGCGTCGAAAGGTGGTTCTTCATGTTTTAACTTTAAATTGCTAATGTTTGCGCTTTTCAGGAGCGCATCGTAATCGAAAACCCGGACTGGCTCGTGGTTGTTCCGTTCTGGGCTGTGTGGCCATTCGAGACGATGCTGATTTCGCGCAATTCCAACAAGCGTATCTCCGATCTAACGATGACGCAGATCAACAATCTAGCGATCGTGATCAAGGAGCTGACCACCAAGTATGACAATCTCTTCAAGTGTTCGTTTCCGTACAGCATGGGCTGGCATGGTGCGCCCACAGCAGAACTGGCGAAGGATGCAACGAGTGACCAACACTGGACGCTACATGCGATTTACTATCCACCTCTGCTCCGGTCAGCTACGGTGCGAAAG from Anopheles stephensi strain Indian chromosome 2, UCI_ANSTEP_V1.0, whole genome shotgun sequence includes the following:
- the LOC118506337 gene encoding probable galactose-1-phosphate uridylyltransferase, whose amino-acid sequence is MFDPTDHQHRRYNPLNGQWVLVSPHRMKRPWSGQEEHPQSANLPEFDPTNPLCPGVTRPNGIRNPIYGSTFVFTNDFPALLEQVPEPPASDDPLFQIAPAQGTCRVMCFHPKSNKTLPLMTPKEIRNVIDAWIAEFRSLAERYCWVQIFENKGATMGCSNPHPHCQIWACSFLPNEPQIKDGMLRQYYAKHGTPLLDDYVERELVKRERIVIENPDWLVVVPFWAVWPFETMLISRNSNKRISDLTMTQINNLAIVIKELTTKYDNLFKCSFPYSMGWHGAPTAELAKDATSDQHWTLHAIYYPPLLRSATVRKFMVGFELLCQSQRDLTAEQAADRLRGLSGKRHYSDQL